Proteins from a single region of Acanthochromis polyacanthus isolate Apoly-LR-REF ecotype Palm Island chromosome 11, KAUST_Apoly_ChrSc, whole genome shotgun sequence:
- the LOC110946206 gene encoding small conductance calcium-activated potassium channel protein 1-like, which translates to MEHSPSINLSVENGDELEDQRPLLPPRMIPPPQACTPQCGIHHMVQTAPDHTVWLDRTQAMATTPLYNGHLFVTPSPRPNRKGDKAKGKEKKGEKKSLGNRQNAASRERNHQCKAKNANRLQENITSFTDVPISPCRSPFTGPCRPHLDAWDVDGRGRRKSGNISMEMHDRQSLPEIIITNKDEQMPKNSSQYGQHPNEAKGLLPGSECPGSSPPQSPQQSPKHKMDSKDDPYWRTRNIGWRLVHRRSLFLRRQRLNDCALAVGIFGVVMMVMETELSWSVYSKSSTYSLTLKSVISFSTLLLIGLIIAYHCCEVQLYVHDIGAADWRIAMTTERLALIALELAAVAIHPYPVGLLDYFQKNKSRRTLSETELEIVLALPMFLRLYLLGRAMMLHSRLFTDTASRSIGALNKIHFNTRFVGKTLMTTYPGTVLMIFSVSLWIVAAWGLHVCERHHNYRDLSSNYMEALWMVSVTFLSIGYGDVVPHTYCGRSICLLTGIMGAGCTVLVVAVVARKLELTRAEKHVHNFMMDSHITKRIKIAAANVLRETWLIYKHTKLAREKDHSRVRMHQRKLLLAIHQLRRVKIEKRILADQGNTLVDFNKMQSLMYDMLAEVQGCRGELDTHIHSLEKHVEELREGFRSLMPLLSSTLSTQNSSIRHLLREREVKTETASVSGGDR; encoded by the exons ATGGAGCACTCTCCTTCCATAAACCTGTCGGTGGAGAATGGAGACGAGCTGGAGGACCAGCGTCCCCTTCTTCCTCCCAGGATGATTCCTCCGCCTCAGGCCTGCACGCCCCAGTGTGGGATTCACCACATGGTCCAGACGGCGCCGGATCACACCGTGTGGCTGGACAGAACCCAGGCCATGGCCACCACGCCTCTATACAACGGCCACCTGTTCGTCACGCCTTCACCTCGCCCCAACAGGAAGGGAGACAAAGCCAAAGGCAAAGAGAAGAAGGGCGAGAAGAAGTCGCTGGGGAACCGACAAAATGCAGCATCCAGGGAGAGGAATCACCAGTGCAAAGCCAAAAACGCAAACAGACTCCAGGAGAACATCACATCCTTCACCGATGTACCCATCTCTCCCTGCAGGTCGCCCTTCACAGGGCCCTGCAGGCCTCACCTAGACGCCTGGGACGTGGACGGTCGAGGGCGCCGCAAGTCGGGTAACATTTCCATGGAGATGCACGACCGCCAGAGCCTCCCAGAGATCATCATCACCAACAAAGACGAGCAGATGCCCAAAAATTCCTCCCAGTACGGTCAGCACCCCAATGAAGCCAAAGGCCTGCTGCCGGGATCCGAGTGTCCCGGTTCCAGCCCCCCTCAGAGTCCTCAGCAGAGCCCCAAACACAAGATGGACAGCAAGGACGACCCGTACTGGAGGACCCGCAACATCGGCTGGCGGCTGGTCCACAGGAGGTCCCTGTTCCTGAGGAGGCAGCGGCTGAACGACTGCGCCCTGGCGGTGGGGATATTCGgcgtggtgatgatggtgatggagaCGGAGCTGTCCTGGAGCGTCTACAGTAAG AGCTCCACCTACTCCCTCACCCTCAAGTCGGTCATCAGCTTCTCTACGCTCCTCCTGATCGGCCTCATCATCGCGTATCACTGCTGCGAGGTGCAG CTCTACGTTCATGACATCGGTGCGGCGGATTGGCGGATCGCCATGACGACCGAGCGCTTGGCTCTCATCGCCCTGGAGCTGGCGGCGGTGGCCATCCATCCCTACCCGGTGGGCCTGCTGGACTACTTCCAGAAGAACAAAAGCCGCAGGACGCTGTCGGAGACGGAGCTGGAGATCGTGCTGGCCCTGCCCATGTTCCTGAGGCTCTACCTGCTGGGCCGGGCCATGATGCTGCACAGCCGCCTCTTCACCGACACCGCCTCGCGCAGCATCGGAGCGCTCAACAAG ATCCACTTCAACACCCGGTTTGTGGGGAAAACGCTGATGACCACCTACCCCGGGACTGTGCTGATGATCTTTAGCGTTTCCTTGTGGATCGTGGCGGCGTGGGGCTTACATGTTTGCGAGAG ACACCACAACTACAGAGACCTGAGCAGCAACTACATGGAGGCCTTGTGGATGGTTTCTGTCACCTTCCTGTCCATCGGTTACGGAGACGTCGTCCCTCACACCTACTGTGGACGCAGCATCTGCCTCCTCACCGGGATAATG GGAGCCGGCTGCACCGTCCTGGTGGTGGCGGTCGTTGCCAGGAAACTGGAGTTGACCCGGGCGGAGAAACACGTTCACAACTTCATGATGGACTCCCACATCACCAAGAGG ATAAAAATTGCTGCAGCAAATGTGCTGAGAGAGACTTGGCTTATCTACAAGCACACTAAGCTGGCCAGAGAGAAAGACCACTCTAGAGTCCGCATGCACCAGAGGAAGCTGCTGTTGGCCATCCACCA GCTGCGGAGAGTGAAGATCGAGAAGAGGATACTCGCCGATCAGGGGAACACGCTGGTGGACTTCAACAAG ATGCAGAGCCTGATGTACGACATGCTGGCCGAGGTGCAGGGCTGCCGGGGGGAGCTGGACACCCACATCCACAGCCTGGAGAAGCACGTGGAGGAGCTGAGGGAAGGATTCAGGAGCCTTATGCCGCTGCTCTCCAGCACCCTGTCCACCCAGAACTCCTCCATCCGCCATCTGCTCAGGGAGAGGGAGGTGAAGACGGAGACGGCCAGCGTGAGCGGAGGAGACAGGTAG